ATCGTAGTTGTGCATCTCCTGCTCCCTCTCACTTCGTATTCTGCCCTTGATATGTctcatccttccccacccccaacagagcTGAACTGCAACACTGCAGAGCGTGGCTGGGAGCATTGAGTTCCAGCTGTTCTGTTGCACCTGGGATGCTGCACAAAATCCAGGCCCAGACACTCTCACTCTTCAGCTGGGCAGCAGAGTGCACCTGGGGAGGAGTGTGTCTCAGGGTGCCAAGGAGGAGAGGAATGGGAGAGGAGTAAATATGTGCCTGCTCGAGAGATTCCCTTTGTGCATGGGGAAGGGCATTGGGCAGAGGGAGTTTCCCAGCTGCGCTGCTAGTCAAGGTCCTGCTCTCAGTGTCTCAGGCATTAGCATGAGGAGAGCATGTTCACATCCTGCTCTGCTGGTGCTGACATGCAGGCTCCTGAGCTGCACCTGCTgactcagagctgggggaagagaggagagagcgTCTCTTCTTTTCCCATTTACAGCATGGGGCTGGGAACGGAGCAGAGGGTGAGAAGAGAAGCAGATGCATGGATGGGCAGAGTTTAATGGGGCTGGGAATTTCAGGGGAGTCAAGTGACCAATTCCCCTTGATTTTTCAACAGTGTCTAATTTCTTTAGGTCCCTTTGAATATCCCAGCCTCAGAAAAGACTCAGGGAGTTTCACTGAAAGAGGAGATGAACAAGGTGGGACATGTGAGATGTTAAGGATTAATGAATTGGACAGAGAAACTCCATCAGGTGCACCTACAAATCAAGAGTGACCCAATCAACTTAACAGACACCACCTTTAGCACTCAGACATGAAACAATTTTCTCTTTACACAATGTGTCGTTGTCTCCTGGAACTCACTGTCATATGAGATCATTGAGTAATTCAGGAAACTGAACAATGTGGCAAGCTATAGCTCTGGATAGATTTGGATAGGGGGCTAACCTGGGGTGTTGGACATGTGAGGTCAATTCTCTGTTCTCCAGCAGGCTCCCTGGGGCCCTTTGGGGGAAATGCTTAAGCCAGATTTTAAAGGTGTTGAGGCACCAAATGATGTAGATGGGCACCAAGTGGAATGCTGAAAAGCATCTTAGCAGGTTAGGCATCTAATATCCTTTGGCttgaatgggagttaggcactgaggCTGATCAAGTACTTGGTAAAATCCCACTGGGCACTGCTCTGCATTTTTAGGCACTAAGTATCTTATCAAACTGtccctctgggcctcagttctccatctgtacaatgggcacAGAAACCTTTTCCAATCTCACTGTGGtattgtaaggataaatacattaaggactgtgaggtgctcagatactacaatttTGCTCAATCTGTAACCAACACACTTCCATTGTTTTGGGTATTGGGGAATAGTCACAGAGTGAAGGCTGATTAAGGACCTTAGACCATGCAGTGTCCTACTAGGAAAACAATTGATCTACAAAGGCTCTGTCTGTCTCACTACTCAGAATTTACAGCTCCTGGCTCTGACCTAAGCTGGGCAGCTGTAGAATGGGAGGTTCTCTGGCAGAAGTTAATATTGCAAAAAACAGTTTGGGAGATCAGAAATAGACCTCATAGATTTATTGATGTGAGGAAAGGCTGTGAGATTGTTCTTGTTAAATCCATTCCTTTACTCTCTCTTACCGCCACTGACCATTTTTAGTGTGGGTTAAAATTTGCCAGTGGCTAGCATCCTTTAAGGAACAGCAGATCCTTTGTGGCTCAGCATACCTTGAATTAacgtcctgattcagcaaagccctcAGGCTCaggtttttaaagctatttagaggttgctgagctctgtgttgCAACAACGCTCaattgatttaggagcttaaatttcattttcaaaagggatttaggcatggaggagtctaaatcccattgGCTGTCAATAGACTGTAGACTTCTCAGAGCTTAAATCTGAGAAAATGAGATTTAGTCTTGGGCATtgcaatgctgtgtgctgcaGCACCTAAATAGCTTGAAAAATCTGACCTTAAGGCACATTGGTTgcctaagtacttttgaaaatcccactaggtgcctatctgcaacTTTGGTGCTTAAATGCCTCTGGATATCTGTCCTTCTGCACTTGCTTAAGCTGATGGGATGTTTCTCCTTTTCAAAGTCCCTTCTCTGAGTTTTAGTATTTTCCTTGGTACATAGATGCACCTCATAGAGCAAGCAGAAAAGGACAATCGAACGatcatcacagaattcatccttcttggATTCGGGAATCTCCCTCAACTGCAGATCCTTTCCTTCCTGGTTTTCCtggtgatctacattgtgaccgTGTCTGGGAACATGCTCATCATTgtgctagttgtggctgatcaacaccttcacacccccatgtatttcttcctggggaacttgtcctgcttggagacctgctacacctccaccatctTGCCCAGGTTACTGGTCAGTCTCCTGACTGGAGACAGAACAATTTCTGTCAGTGGCTGTTTTGCACAGCTTTATTGCTTTGGTTCTCTGGCAGCTACAGAATGTTATCTCCTAGCAGCGATGTCTTATGATCGATATTTAGCGATATGCAACCCCCTGCATTATGCAGCCCTGATGAACAGCAGGTTGTGCCTCCAGCTAGCAGCGGGGTCTTGGATAAGTGGATTTGTAACTTGTGTAATAACAATGTGGTTTATGTCACAATTAACATTCTGTGGCCccagtgaaattgaccatttcttttgtgatttttctccaatgctaaaactctcctgcagtgacaccagcaTGATCACACTGGTTAGTTTCATACTCACCTCCATAAACACGCCTTGCCCATTTCTATTAACTGTGACATCCTATGTTTGTATCATTGCTActatcctgagaatcccttccatcaCTGgaaggcaaaaggccttttccacctgctcctctcacctcattgtggttacAGTTTTCTATGGGACCCTAATGACTGTGTATCTGCTACCAAAAACCAATACACTGAAAGCCCTGAACAAActgttctctgtcttctacacagtcctgactcccatgatcaaccccctcatctacagcctgcgaaacaaagaggtgaaggaggccctgagaaaaGTCATCCGGTAATACATGTTGCTCAAATGAATTCAGATGGAGTCACTGATCTTTGAAGGAACCTATCTGGGTTAACGAGTAAGAAAGTTGACATCTAGTAGGGCCAACCTCACACCAATGGGAACTGCTTTGTGGAATGTCAGGACATGCTATGTTTTGGGTTGATGACATTCCCATCCATGGCTAAAGCTGATATTTGCTACTGCCTAAAAGGagtttagtctgtaaaagggagcattctggaattggcgaggatcttatctgtattcagatggattagacatagatttgcgcgttttatattattttgtttggtgacttagttttttctgtctgttactacttgggaccacttaaatcctattttctgtattgaataaaatcactttatatttattaattaacccagagtatgtataaATACCTGATGGGCAAACAAATGTGcttatctctctatcagtgttatagagggtgaacaatgtatgagtttgtcctgcataagctttatacagcgttaaactgatttatttgagtttagaccccattgggagttgggcatctgaacgctaaagacaagcacacttctgttagctgctttcataaacctgcagctttggggcaagtaattcagaccctgggtctttgttggagcagacgggaataggtggctcagcaagacagatgctgaagtcctgagctgtCAGAGAAAGCAGAGGTAGAAGTAGTCTGGGCACTCAGGTTGCAGCTCCCAGAAGGGTTTCTTTGATCTAACCCGTCACAGTCAATGTTTGAAGCACTTGTCTTGCTTGTGCTTTCACTCCTGTTTCAGGCAATGGGCAGAGCTTTTATGAGTCACTGGTGGACATTTCAGGGGCATTTTCTGACCTGTAGAAGAAGGCATCTGTTGGAGGAGGATGAGGGTGATACAGACCTGGCAGACTCAAATTGGCTGATACTGCTCATGGGTCTTGGGAGAGTCTCTGATGTCCCCTGTGTAGATTGGTGCTTCTGAAGCAGAGCcgcaagcacagactggtggtaCCCCATCCTCATGAAGACCTGGGATGACCAGAAATTGCACTAGGGCCATGATTTTATGTACACAAGGAGCCAGAGTACAGACACCGTAAAAGGTACTACTCCATGGGTATTCAGGCCATTGGGGACCACAGAGGCAAAGTTATGGATGCCAACATGGGCTGCCCTGGAAAAGTTCCTGATGCCAGGGTTTTCTGTCAGTCAGGCATCTACCTTCATGGACTGGCCGGAACACTATTCCAAATGACAATGTCATTAATGGAATTACTGTTTCCATTGTTATTCTAGGGGATCCCATATACCTCCTTTTGCCGGGGCATATGAAACCATATCTTGATCAGAGGCCATGTCAAAAGGAGGCTTAATTATCTTCTCAAAAGGTGTAGAATAGTGGTTGAATGTGTGTTTGTCAGATTGAAATCCTCAAGCCTGAGTTTGGGCTAACATTGCAATGTACATATTCCCTAAGACCCAGTGTGTCAGACCCAAAACAGATTAATggctatcaaaataaaataaatgatgtgAATGATTTGTGTTGATGCAACCTCTTTgctacagcaacaacaacaagaaaatcAGTGTCAAGTTCAAAACCAGCAGATAGGCATGGAGGAAATGCTACTCATGGCATATTTGAAAAGTACCAGCTTCTTTCATCCTGAAGCACATtgggtaaaatttccaaaagtgtCTAGCTGACTTAGAAgcataaatctcattgactttctaTGAGACACagaccatgtctacatctaaaattttgcagcgctggttgttacagctgtattagtacagctgtatagggccagcgctgcagagtggccacacttacagcaaccagcgctgcaagtggtgttagatgtggccacactgcagcgctgttgggcggcttcaaggggggttctggaacgcgagagcaaaccgggaaaggagaccagcttcgccgcggtttgctctcgcgttcccggagccacccagcaaaccgcagggaaggagacctgcttgctcggggttccgggaacgagagagcaaaccgggaaaggagatcagcttcgccgcggtttgctctcgcgttcccggagccacccagcaaaccgcagggaaggggacctgcttgctcggggttccgggaacgagagagcaaaccgggaaaggagatcagcttcgccgcggtttgctctcgcgttcccggagccacccagcaaaccgcagggaaggagacctgcttgctcggggttccgggaacgagagagcaaaccgggaaaggagatcagcttcgccgcggtttgctctcgcgttcccggagccacccagcaaacctcagggaaggggacctgcttgctcggggttccgggaacgagagagcaaaccgggaaaggagaccagcttgattaccagaggcttcctccttccacggaggtcaagaaaagcgctggtaagtgtctacattggattaccagcgctggatcaccagcgctggatcctctacacccgagacaaaacgggagtacggccagcgctgcaaacagggagttgcagcgctggtggtgccctgcagatgtgtacaccttcaaagttgcagcgctgtaactccctcaccagtgctgcaactttctgatgtagacaagcccacagattCCCCCGTCCTTAGGTCCTTCTGAAAGCGGAAACTTAAGCTCTGAAGTCACttcggtgcttttgaaaattctacccattAAATAGTACTTTAATCCATAGGCCTCTGATTCAAATTAATACACAGAAACTAATTGAAGGCGTGACAGTAGTTGCATCAATGAGGGTCGTCTACACGGCAGCTGAAGGTGAGCCTCCCAGGCTGGGTAGGTAGACTCATTCTAGCAGGACTTGTcctggcatgctaaaaatagctatgtggATGTTGTAGGGTGGGATCAAGCCTGCGCCTCCCCTGAGGTGAGGGATGTCATTATGACCTGGACCAAATCTTGTTATGGTTGAGTTAAAAATCTTATTCTAACTGATGTGTGGACACCCCTTCTATTCACATAACTGTCAGGATGAGCTCATCAGAAGCCCCCTCTTCCACCTAAGACAAACAGTGTGTGAACCTGCCCAGGAATTTGGACTGAGTGGGCAGAAGGGTTTGGCTGAGCACAGGCTGGTGTGTGAAAGAACACAGAAAGAGAACACACAGAACTGAGAGAGGGagactgagggaaaaaaacaaggaaGGCAAACAGTAGCCCAATGCGAGCCTGGAAAAAGTGACCATTTAGATTGAATGAGATGGCTAATGAGACTGGGGGGTGGTTAGCAAAAAAGCTGCTTCTCTTGATCTTGGTTCCTAATGCATTCAGGGAAGTCGGACTTTGTACATTTCTTGTCAATAAATGAAACTGGGTCAAAGAAAATatcagactccatcaatttctacttccgACTGGGACATCCTCACGGCTCCAAACTGTGACTAGCCACTTGTGTTAAAAAGAGGTAAAAATACACAATCTCTCCCTGGCATGGAGATACACATTGTATTTGGGGAGGTTTGAACCCTAATGCCCTCAGCATCTACTCAAGGTTGTCTTTTTCTTGCAGCAGAATAGTTGAGAGTGTGTGAGTGTTTGTGTCTCTATCTGGTGCCTAGAGAAAAACAATCCAATATGCTGCTTAGAGTAACAGGAATTATCGTCATTGCCTATGATAACTCTGATTATTCTTGTTAGCCATACAAATATCAAGTCCCACTTTGATGACTACAGACTAATCACACAtcgtggaaatttccactacacgcatctgaggaagtgggtattcacccacgaaagctcatgctccaaaacgtctgttagtctataaggtgccacaggattccttgctgcttctaTCGTGGAAAAAGGTATTTATTGGTTCAGAATTTgccatcttttaattttattatatgtCCCTATGATGTTTCTTGCAGTTTCCCAGGATTGTGCAGCAACCACTGACATCTCTGCTTAGCATGGGGAAGCCAGGACTTTGCCTGCCAGCAGTCAGCtccctgaatattattgtgatttttggtggaagtggccatctatcacaaaggcaggcttacTTGGGTGTTAAGAGAGACTGGAGTGTCCAAGGGAacagtctgtgactccatgttaaggctattGTAGTGCTTGAGGAGGTCCCACTTGATACtcggttggtgaaatctaagtctaGAACTCACAGCCAATATGGGGGTTGTGCGCTGCTTctgaacagtctgccctgaggttggtacccgTGCTCTTcaaccactccagacagcctgacaGCCCTTCTATCCTGGTAATCGGGGATGGCATGAGTGAGCCAGGTCCTCTTGAAAAGCCTGTGTTGCCACAGTGCGACAATACTCTCCTCTGTCTTCAGCAACTCGAGCTGGAAAAGGGTTTTAAATGGCCGTTACAGTTTACAAGTGTGGTATCCTGTCAGGGGAGTAGGATCAGGATTTGAACATAGGGCCATGGCAGGAAGCACCTGGCCACTGCAGTGACAAGGTAGAGTGGGAATGTGTGGTGTGAGTATTTTGGGGTATCGCACAaatagggcagagttaaggttgtgtgggcATTTATCTCCTCTCTCTGTTTCCTGGTTCTCAGAAGTcagagttttgctgaactcagcCTTTGGGAAGGGCCTGAGCTATCACTGGGCACCTTAACTCTGctttaacaaagatttttttgtGACATTTTATTTCCTAGTGTTTTAAACAGAAGGAGCAATGTTTGTTGGTGGGAGTTACTGGCCATTTAGACAACTGTCGTTCTTACCTAGGTTTGCAGTTGATGCGCAACTGTGACTCGGTAATAATCAAAAGACCTAGTTTTTATATTGTACTTTCCATCAACACAACTCCAAGAGCTTGaatcattattctcattttacagatgggactcTGAGGCACATGGTCATCCAACAGGCCagtcgcagagctgggaataatctCAATCCAGTGGCTTCTCCACTGGGCCACACAGTTGCTCTTTGATTCCAAagtgctcctcccctctcctctgcatGTTTTGTTATAGTTTCCTTCTTGTCCTACTCTCGGTGCACGTGGAGAACGATGGATCATTATCAATTTTTTAACATCCTGGTACATCTCTGAAGACTGTTACCACGtcccccctcacccttctcttctccagaataaacACGCCCAATTCTTTCTACTTTTCCTCAcaagtcaagttttctaaacctctttatcatttttgttgctctcctctggattgtGTCTAATT
Above is a genomic segment from Gopherus evgoodei ecotype Sinaloan lineage unplaced genomic scaffold, rGopEvg1_v1.p scaffold_70_arrow_ctg1, whole genome shotgun sequence containing:
- the LOC115643777 gene encoding olfactory receptor 6B1-like, translating into MHLIEQAEKDNRTIITEFILLGFGNLPQLQILSFLVFLVIYIVTVSGNMLIIVLVVADQHLHTPMYFFLGNLSCLETCYTSTILPRLLVSLLTGDRTISVSGCFAQLYCFGSLAATECYLLAAMSYDRYLAICNPLHYAALMNSRLCLQLAAGSWISGFVTCVITMWFMSQLTFCGPSEIDHFFCDFSPMLKLSCSDTSMITLVSFILTSINTPCPFLLTVTSYVCIIATILRIPSITGRQKAFSTCSSHLIVVTVFYGTLMTVYLLPKTNTLKALNKLFSVFYTVLTPMINPLIYSLRNKEVKEALRKVIR